A window of the Diorhabda carinulata isolate Delta chromosome 1, icDioCari1.1, whole genome shotgun sequence genome harbors these coding sequences:
- the LOC130903466 gene encoding gem-associated protein 2 — protein MDYTSDNDSYDSEEDSGLLKKAFDVHLPENFDPNSVPRDGEEYLHHVIYERNMCKKWVASPIDPKKLKKYSTFEIPIKVIKYNIPLHLLPSLEWQYQKLRDFKDFKETVDKINETYDRKATISVFNEDKFMTKLQISAPRYSTICQYKQTAKIRMLELITNYISTKASFDDLVAVWVFAILVTLSVPLSPNVYHAIREFIRACQLIRSKLPENDEKSWTALNFYICICSRYYSQLDLADFNDME, from the coding sequence ATGGATTATACTAGTGATAATGATTCATATGACAGCGAGGAAGATTCTGgacttttgaaaaaagcattCGATGTACATCTTCCTGAAAATTTTGATCCTAATTCTGTGCCACGAGACGGTGAAGAATACTTACACCATGTTATATACGAACGAAATATGTGCAAAAAGTGGGTTGCATCACCCATagatccaaaaaaattgaagaaatattcaaCATTTGAAATACcaataaaagtgataaaatacaATATCCCCTTACATCTGTTACCATCTCTTGAATGGCAATATCAAAAACTAAGAGATTTTAAGGATTTCAAAGAAACTGTAGACAAAATAAACGAAACCTATGATCGAAAAGCTACTATTAGTGTATTTAATGAAGATAAATTTATGACCAAATTGCAGATATCTGCACCCCGGTATTCAACTATTTGTCAGTACAAACAAACTGCTAAAATAAGAATGTTGGAACTTATTACAAATTACATTTCTACGAAGGCATCATTTGATGATTTGGTAGCTGTGTGGGTTTTCGCAATATTAGTAACTCTTTCTGTTCCTCTGAGTCCAAATGTATACCATGCTATTCGTGAATTTATTAGAGCTTGTCAACTTATTCGCTCAAAGTTAccagaaaatgatgaaaaaagttGGACTGCATTGAATTtctatatttgtatttgtagtCGATATTATAGTCAATTGGATCTAGCAGACTTCAATGATATGGAATGA